A region of Maridesulfovibrio sp. DNA encodes the following proteins:
- a CDS encoding diguanylate cyclase encodes MGIKTGNFKNIGSSYEEGSNAAVLSAIARSAEELTTGKGWPDGVNDLLEALGRATGVSRVWIFQTIEVTDTHITQNYTFEWASAPRYKQLGMPMFSMFTNKINRPEYRETVWSRQRGEWQKMVTNRIEPGWLRDTLEVQKIKSMLTISIMVEDQWWGTLGFDDCERAYDWSDEEIALLKTAGYLISNAVLRDRLSAKRRQFSILKQLTDSSVWEFDFKTGQIWCSPELLYSVPVPTDNIRFSLHKALHLIHPDDRRPLLAAARQYLQGNRKNVFRFDMRLFTDCGDLRWVELIGNLRSGEDGKPEQLAGILIDIRKRKREEQRLREEAVTDPLTGVTNRRLFEHRLQEYIDFSVSERTPFSLLFFDIDHFKKLNDTYGHPTGDKGLCHLTKVLEDQLRGDDLLARLGGDEFALILPKTDQRTATAIGERLIRTVESSPFEHDGKTHWLTISIGLAVSNGKLTTPARIIETADAALYEAKQRGRNRLAVLSGCDL; translated from the coding sequence ATGGGGATCAAAACGGGGAATTTTAAAAATATCGGCAGCTCCTACGAAGAGGGATCAAATGCCGCAGTACTTTCGGCAATTGCCCGAAGTGCCGAAGAGCTGACCACAGGAAAAGGATGGCCCGACGGGGTGAACGACCTGCTTGAGGCCCTCGGCCGGGCTACAGGTGTGAGTAGGGTCTGGATCTTCCAGACCATTGAAGTCACAGACACGCACATAACTCAGAATTACACCTTTGAATGGGCTTCGGCCCCGCGCTACAAACAGCTGGGCATGCCCATGTTCAGCATGTTCACTAACAAGATAAACCGCCCGGAATACCGGGAAACTGTCTGGAGCAGACAACGCGGGGAATGGCAGAAGATGGTCACCAACCGGATCGAACCGGGCTGGCTGAGGGATACCCTTGAAGTACAGAAAATAAAATCCATGCTTACAATTTCCATCATGGTGGAAGATCAGTGGTGGGGAACTCTGGGCTTTGACGACTGTGAACGAGCCTACGACTGGTCGGATGAAGAAATAGCCCTGCTCAAAACTGCCGGATACCTTATTTCAAATGCAGTGCTGCGCGACAGACTCAGCGCTAAACGCAGGCAGTTCAGCATTCTCAAACAATTGACAGACAGCAGCGTCTGGGAATTCGACTTCAAAACCGGACAGATATGGTGCTCACCGGAGCTTCTCTATTCCGTTCCGGTCCCAACGGACAACATCCGCTTTTCGCTGCATAAGGCTCTGCACCTGATCCACCCGGATGACCGCCGTCCCCTGCTTGCCGCTGCCCGGCAATACCTGCAAGGCAACCGGAAAAATGTTTTCCGCTTTGACATGCGTTTATTTACAGATTGCGGTGACCTGCGCTGGGTGGAACTTATCGGGAACCTGCGTAGCGGAGAGGACGGCAAACCTGAACAGCTGGCCGGAATCCTTATAGACATCCGCAAGCGCAAACGAGAAGAACAGCGCCTGCGGGAAGAAGCTGTCACAGATCCATTAACAGGGGTGACCAACCGTCGACTGTTTGAGCACCGCCTGCAGGAATATATTGATTTTTCCGTAAGCGAACGGACGCCTTTCTCCCTGCTTTTCTTTGATATCGACCACTTTAAAAAACTGAATGACACATACGGGCACCCCACCGGAGACAAAGGGCTCTGCCATCTGACTAAAGTGCTGGAAGACCAACTGCGCGGCGACGACCTGTTGGCCCGCCTGGGAGGAGATGAATTCGCTTTAATCCTTCCTAAAACCGATCAGCGTACAGCCACAGCCATCGGGGAGAGATTGATCAGAACGGTAGAATCATCACCTTTTGAACATGATGGAAAAACCCACTGGCTGACTATCAGTATCGGGCTTGCTGTCAGCAACGGAAAGCTGACCACCCCCGCCCGGATAATTGAAACTGCCGATGCTGCCCTGTACGAAGCCAAACAAAGGGGACGTAACAGGCTGGCAGTGCTCTCCGGCTGTGACCTGTGA
- a CDS encoding PAS domain S-box protein — MKAVRHQKSKKNLYDSEKRNRRLSDATFESILISEDGICLDQNKTAEHMFGYTLEEAIGKSDTEWVIPEDREKVIKKISANIEKAYEVTALRKDGTTFPCEIQEKIIIEDDRELHITALRDISQRKAIEKQMRDSEQRHRLIFEHSPHAMIRFDNTGTIIDCNQKFVKLMGSDKKKLIGFNSIKHSTRKMRAAVKKAVEGETSVYQDIYTSVTGNKTSYIRAIFNPVNKGNPTEVIASLEDITDHRKMEVELARTESRFKTIAENSKDLIYRFSIPDKKFEYVSPACLEITGYPPGTFYNNSQFFFDLIHPDFADFIHQQWLDMACGKMSPIVEYRIIDRYGRSKWLQQSNVPFYEDGSPSKVEGIVRDVTELKDALNKVEEEKTRAEAASRTKSEFLANMSHEIRTPLNGIMGMLQLIGIESTSAKQGEYVNAAMQASKRLNNVLSDILDLAQVEAGKLTLNYKEFNPEEEIRHVFELFEITSRHSGVELMLRLAPDLPRTVIGDPARLQQILTNLVGNALKFTHKGHVCIDATVLPHYKSKQYELLFTVEDTGVGIPKEKMHKLFQSFSQVSHGSTRQYQGAGLGLSICKKLTELMNGSISVESTAGEGTCFNVSIPFNIPQHETLLPETKENSPKAKSSYSDYRILVAEDEKVNRLYIKLFLEQLGFNVETVTDGQQVLDKLLYEDFNLVLMDINMPVMNGTESTQAIRMGEAGAHNKRIPIIAITAFAMKGDREQFLQKGMDDYIAKPVEENELRKIILKTLQLSSV; from the coding sequence ATGAAAGCCGTAAGACACCAAAAATCAAAAAAAAATCTTTACGACAGTGAGAAACGCAATCGCAGGCTTTCAGATGCGACTTTTGAGTCCATTTTAATTTCCGAGGATGGCATCTGCCTTGATCAGAACAAAACTGCGGAACATATGTTCGGCTATACATTAGAAGAAGCAATAGGAAAGTCAGACACAGAATGGGTCATCCCGGAAGACCGTGAAAAGGTTATCAAAAAGATTAGCGCCAACATTGAAAAGGCATACGAAGTAACCGCGCTTCGCAAAGACGGAACAACTTTTCCATGCGAGATACAGGAAAAAATAATTATTGAGGATGACAGAGAACTTCACATAACCGCCCTGCGGGACATCAGCCAACGTAAGGCAATAGAAAAACAGATGCGGGACAGTGAGCAGCGCCACCGGCTTATTTTTGAGCACTCACCTCATGCAATGATCCGCTTTGATAACACAGGAACCATTATCGACTGTAACCAGAAATTTGTGAAGCTCATGGGGTCCGATAAGAAAAAGCTCATCGGCTTCAATTCGATCAAGCATAGCACCCGCAAAATGCGTGCCGCCGTAAAAAAGGCGGTGGAAGGTGAAACCTCCGTATATCAAGACATATATACTTCTGTAACAGGCAATAAGACTAGTTATATCCGCGCCATATTCAACCCGGTAAACAAAGGCAACCCAACTGAAGTGATAGCTTCACTGGAGGACATTACCGACCACAGAAAAATGGAAGTGGAATTGGCAAGGACAGAATCCCGTTTCAAGACCATTGCCGAAAATTCCAAAGACCTTATCTACCGCTTTTCCATACCGGACAAAAAATTTGAATATGTAAGCCCGGCCTGCCTTGAAATTACCGGATATCCTCCAGGAACATTCTATAACAATTCACAATTTTTCTTTGATCTGATTCATCCTGACTTTGCGGACTTTATTCACCAGCAATGGCTTGATATGGCCTGCGGTAAAATGTCCCCCATTGTGGAGTACCGGATAATTGACCGCTATGGCCGAAGCAAATGGCTGCAGCAAAGCAATGTCCCCTTTTATGAAGATGGGTCCCCCTCCAAGGTGGAAGGTATTGTCCGAGATGTGACAGAACTTAAGGATGCTTTGAACAAAGTCGAAGAAGAAAAGACTCGGGCCGAGGCCGCCAGCAGAACCAAATCAGAATTTCTGGCTAATATGAGCCATGAAATACGCACTCCGCTCAATGGCATCATGGGCATGCTGCAACTCATTGGTATAGAATCCACTTCAGCCAAACAGGGCGAATATGTCAACGCGGCAATGCAGGCCTCCAAAAGACTGAACAATGTTCTGTCCGATATTCTCGATCTGGCCCAGGTTGAAGCGGGGAAACTGACCCTCAACTACAAAGAATTCAACCCTGAGGAAGAGATAAGGCATGTCTTTGAACTTTTCGAAATTACTTCCCGTCATTCAGGAGTAGAACTCATGCTCAGACTTGCTCCGGACCTCCCCCGGACCGTTATCGGGGACCCGGCACGCCTGCAGCAGATCCTGACCAATCTGGTAGGTAACGCACTCAAGTTCACCCATAAGGGGCATGTCTGCATTGATGCAACGGTACTACCGCATTATAAATCTAAGCAATACGAGCTGCTCTTCACAGTGGAAGATACCGGAGTAGGAATTCCGAAAGAGAAAATGCACAAGCTGTTTCAGTCCTTTTCTCAGGTCAGCCATGGCAGCACCCGCCAATATCAGGGAGCCGGACTGGGGTTATCCATTTGCAAAAAGCTGACCGAACTGATGAACGGCAGCATTTCTGTCGAAAGCACGGCAGGCGAAGGAACCTGCTTCAATGTTTCAATTCCGTTTAACATCCCTCAACACGAAACTCTGCTTCCTGAAACAAAAGAAAACTCCCCGAAAGCCAAGTCCTCTTACTCGGACTACCGAATCCTTGTGGCTGAAGACGAAAAGGTCAACAGGCTTTATATCAAACTATTTCTTGAACAACTCGGGTTCAATGTGGAAACAGTCACAGACGGGCAGCAGGTACTCGACAAATTACTCTATGAAGACTTCAACCTGGTACTTATGGATATCAATATGCCTGTTATGAACGGTACGGAATCGACTCAGGCTATCAGGATGGGTGAGGCGGGGGCACATAACAAGCGTATCCCCATCATTGCTATTACCGCTTTCGCCATGAAAGGGGACCGGGAACAATTTCTGCAAAAAGGTATGGACGATTATATTGCCAAACCTGTAGAAGAAAACGAACTTCGCAAGATAATCCTGAAAACACTGCAGCTTAGCTCGGTATAA